From the genome of Glycine max cultivar Williams 82 chromosome 2, Glycine_max_v4.0, whole genome shotgun sequence, one region includes:
- the LOC100791241 gene encoding uncharacterized protein isoform X2 — MANVQWRFQIFSEEANQRASIRMCSDSEQQGWRYTWEAQSHIPTLRLTLFPNDKTLNPSLQCKDLAVDLHSSHSFLTLTASFLSLRVPLPAVLVDGDSPVAFRPLSDHIEVKLLLLLPVDHPILSALDLSQTPPPDPLDSQSDVKILSSAGEVDFYCRTCAFKLTRIPLRNFVEMPSVNWREVADNWFGACCCSFGGISEKMVMRYVSSYMCRPGVCLVSSASVTLCKDDLVECNFLEGCGEQECSTVTEVSRDDGVVKGMRNCELNDERTSTCSDYGEVTHAFDSNSRLVHPEDEKLSVNLRCEVAKSKPGCGDFPDSCPDLNHAEDVTQTPSCCAHLTSNVGHGDSEHNLCGTAGKKGMPTETVEILGNQKSFLNGYLEDVFMARLSNLSKDIDWREFTCPQCTSLLGAYPCREGQTPVDGGVRFFKCYISTCVQVGGSGDMFSKYTMGKMFANQLMECANDESSFRFVIRDLTTKSPVLQIILLNPDTWSCSGNCSSLEDKDPIAKLKLQPIIKVLFSDCHNATESQSRLIEEWATKNSAEDIFMLTRQTQELVGLFISAKDLYPPCCASLQGLILSSLQL, encoded by the exons ATGGCCAATGTGCAATGGCGCTTCCAAATTTTCAGCGAAGAAGCAAACCAAAGAGCAAGCATTAGAATGTGCAGCGACAGCGAACAACAAGGATGGCGTTACACATGGGAAGCACAGTCCCACATCCCAACGCTGCGTTTAACGCTCTTCCCTAACGacaaaaccctaaacccttctCTCCAATGCAAAGACCTCGCCGTCGATCTTCACTCCTCCCACTCCTTCCTCACTCTCACAGCCTCCTTTCTCTCCCTTAGGGTTCCGCTCCCCGCCGTCTTGGTCGATGGCGACTCTCCGGTCGCTTTCCGGCCTCTCTCCGACCACATCGAGGTCaagctcctcctcctcctccccgTCGACCACCCCATCCTCTCCGCCCTCGACCTCTCCCAAACCCCGCCGCCGGACCCTCTCGATTCACAATCCG ATGTGAAAATTTTGTCTTCTGCAGGAGAAGTTGACTTCTACTGCAGAACTTGTGCCTTCAAGTTGACCAGAATTCCTCTCAG gaattttgttgAAATGCCATCGGTGAATTGGAGAGAGGTGGCGGACAATTGGTTTGGAGCTTGCTGTTGTTCGTTTGGAGGGATAAGTGAGAAGATGGTGATGAGATATGTGAGTTCTTATATGTGCAGGCCGGGGGTATGTCTAGTAAGTTCTGCTTCTGTCACTCTTTGCAAGGATGATCTTGTGGAATGTAATTTTCTTGAAGGGTGTGGAGAGCAAGAATGTAGTACTGTAACAGAAGTCTCCAGAGATGATGGTGTTGTCAAAGGCATGCGAAACTGTGAATTGAATGATGAAAGAACTTCAACTTGCAGTGACTATGGTGAAGTGACCCATGCTTTTGATAGCAATTCTAGGCTTGTACATCCTGAGGATGAGAAGCTTTCTGTGAATTTGAGGTGTGAAGTTGCGAAGAGTAAACCTGGTTGTGGTGACTTCCCTGATTCATGTCCAGATTTGAATCATGCCGAAGATGTGACCCAAACTCCTAGTTGTTGTGCTCATTTGACAAGCAATGTTGGGCATGGAGACAGTGAACACAATTTATGTGGAACTGCTGGAAAGAAAGGGATGCCAACAGAGACTGTGGAAATTCTGGGAAATCAGAAGTCTTTCCTCAACGGTTATCTTGAAGATGTTTTCATGGCTAGATTATCAAATCTTTCTAAGGATATTGATTGGCGTGAATTTACGTGCCCTCAATGCACGTCTCTCCTTGGAGCCTACCCATGTCGTGAGGGACAGACACCTGTAGATGGGGGAGTACGATTTTTCAAATGTTATATTTCAACTTGTGTGCAAGTTGGAGGATCAGGGGATATGTTCAG TAAATATACAATGGGCAAAATGTTTGCAAATCAGTTGATGGAGTGTGCAAATGATGAATCATCATTTCGGTTTGTCATTAGAGATCTGACAACCAAATCCCCCGTCCTGCAAATCATTCTCTTAAATCCAGATACTTGGTCATGTTCTGGGAATTGTTCTAGTTTAGAAGACAAAGACCCAATTGCTAAATTAAAGTTACAGCCCATAATCAAAGTGCTTTTTTCTGACTGCCACAATGCAACAGAATCTCAATCAAG GTTGATAGAGGAATGGGCAACAAAGAATTCGGCTGAAGACATTTTCATGTTGACTCGTCAAACACAAGAATTGGTGGGGTTGTTCATATCAGCAAAAGATTTATATCCACCTTGTTGTGCTTCCCTTCAAGGTTTAATTTTGTCATCTTTGCAACTGTAG
- the LOC100791241 gene encoding uncharacterized protein isoform X1, producing MANVQWRFQIFSEEANQRASIRMCSDSEQQGWRYTWEAQSHIPTLRLTLFPNDKTLNPSLQCKDLAVDLHSSHSFLTLTASFLSLRVPLPAVLVDGDSPVAFRPLSDHIEVKLLLLLPVDHPILSALDLSQTPPPDPLDSQSDVKILSSAGEVDFYCRTCAFKLTRIPLRLLYRYLFRNFVEMPSVNWREVADNWFGACCCSFGGISEKMVMRYVSSYMCRPGVCLVSSASVTLCKDDLVECNFLEGCGEQECSTVTEVSRDDGVVKGMRNCELNDERTSTCSDYGEVTHAFDSNSRLVHPEDEKLSVNLRCEVAKSKPGCGDFPDSCPDLNHAEDVTQTPSCCAHLTSNVGHGDSEHNLCGTAGKKGMPTETVEILGNQKSFLNGYLEDVFMARLSNLSKDIDWREFTCPQCTSLLGAYPCREGQTPVDGGVRFFKCYISTCVQVGGSGDMFSKYTMGKMFANQLMECANDESSFRFVIRDLTTKSPVLQIILLNPDTWSCSGNCSSLEDKDPIAKLKLQPIIKVLFSDCHNATESQSRLIEEWATKNSAEDIFMLTRQTQELVGLFISAKDLYPPCCASLQGLILSSLQL from the exons ATGGCCAATGTGCAATGGCGCTTCCAAATTTTCAGCGAAGAAGCAAACCAAAGAGCAAGCATTAGAATGTGCAGCGACAGCGAACAACAAGGATGGCGTTACACATGGGAAGCACAGTCCCACATCCCAACGCTGCGTTTAACGCTCTTCCCTAACGacaaaaccctaaacccttctCTCCAATGCAAAGACCTCGCCGTCGATCTTCACTCCTCCCACTCCTTCCTCACTCTCACAGCCTCCTTTCTCTCCCTTAGGGTTCCGCTCCCCGCCGTCTTGGTCGATGGCGACTCTCCGGTCGCTTTCCGGCCTCTCTCCGACCACATCGAGGTCaagctcctcctcctcctccccgTCGACCACCCCATCCTCTCCGCCCTCGACCTCTCCCAAACCCCGCCGCCGGACCCTCTCGATTCACAATCCG ATGTGAAAATTTTGTCTTCTGCAGGAGAAGTTGACTTCTACTGCAGAACTTGTGCCTTCAAGTTGACCAGAATTCCTCTCAG GTTATTGTATCGTTActtgtttaggaattttgttgAAATGCCATCGGTGAATTGGAGAGAGGTGGCGGACAATTGGTTTGGAGCTTGCTGTTGTTCGTTTGGAGGGATAAGTGAGAAGATGGTGATGAGATATGTGAGTTCTTATATGTGCAGGCCGGGGGTATGTCTAGTAAGTTCTGCTTCTGTCACTCTTTGCAAGGATGATCTTGTGGAATGTAATTTTCTTGAAGGGTGTGGAGAGCAAGAATGTAGTACTGTAACAGAAGTCTCCAGAGATGATGGTGTTGTCAAAGGCATGCGAAACTGTGAATTGAATGATGAAAGAACTTCAACTTGCAGTGACTATGGTGAAGTGACCCATGCTTTTGATAGCAATTCTAGGCTTGTACATCCTGAGGATGAGAAGCTTTCTGTGAATTTGAGGTGTGAAGTTGCGAAGAGTAAACCTGGTTGTGGTGACTTCCCTGATTCATGTCCAGATTTGAATCATGCCGAAGATGTGACCCAAACTCCTAGTTGTTGTGCTCATTTGACAAGCAATGTTGGGCATGGAGACAGTGAACACAATTTATGTGGAACTGCTGGAAAGAAAGGGATGCCAACAGAGACTGTGGAAATTCTGGGAAATCAGAAGTCTTTCCTCAACGGTTATCTTGAAGATGTTTTCATGGCTAGATTATCAAATCTTTCTAAGGATATTGATTGGCGTGAATTTACGTGCCCTCAATGCACGTCTCTCCTTGGAGCCTACCCATGTCGTGAGGGACAGACACCTGTAGATGGGGGAGTACGATTTTTCAAATGTTATATTTCAACTTGTGTGCAAGTTGGAGGATCAGGGGATATGTTCAG TAAATATACAATGGGCAAAATGTTTGCAAATCAGTTGATGGAGTGTGCAAATGATGAATCATCATTTCGGTTTGTCATTAGAGATCTGACAACCAAATCCCCCGTCCTGCAAATCATTCTCTTAAATCCAGATACTTGGTCATGTTCTGGGAATTGTTCTAGTTTAGAAGACAAAGACCCAATTGCTAAATTAAAGTTACAGCCCATAATCAAAGTGCTTTTTTCTGACTGCCACAATGCAACAGAATCTCAATCAAG GTTGATAGAGGAATGGGCAACAAAGAATTCGGCTGAAGACATTTTCATGTTGACTCGTCAAACACAAGAATTGGTGGGGTTGTTCATATCAGCAAAAGATTTATATCCACCTTGTTGTGCTTCCCTTCAAGGTTTAATTTTGTCATCTTTGCAACTGTAG